TACTTTAAGCTCCATAAATTTACCAATACGAACATCTTCTACTTCTTCGTATCCCATACTTTTCGCTGCATCTTTTACCGCAACCCCTTGCGGATCTAATACGCTTTTCTTTAAAGTGACATAAACTTTGACATTATACATTTTGTGGCCTCCTAGTTTTGAACTTGCTTTAATCTATTCAATACTTCTGTATACACATCTGTTAAATTGCCAATATTCCGACGAAAGACATCCTTATCGAGCTTTTGATTTGTTTCCTTGTCCCAAAGTCTGCATGTATCCGGTGAAATCTCATCTGCCAGCAAAATTTCTCCAGCCGCATCCCGACCAAATTCTAATTTAAAATCAATCAGCGTAATATTCATTTGATTAAATAATGCTCGTAGCACCTTATTAATCGAACGAGCAGCCTGACGAATCGTATCCATTTCACTCGATGTCGCAATCTCTAAATAAAGCACATGGTCATCATTAATAAACGGATCATCTAACGCATCGTCTTTATAGTAAAATTCTACAATCGCATCCGGAATTTGCTCGCCTTCTTCTTTCCCAAGCCGCTTCGCAAGACTCCCAGCCATCACATTACGAACAACCACTTCAAGCGGAATAATCGACACTTCTTTCACCAATTGCTCCGTTTCCGAA
The sequence above is a segment of the Listeria cossartiae subsp. cossartiae genome. Coding sequences within it:
- the purC gene encoding phosphoribosylaminoimidazolesuccinocarboxamide synthase yields the protein MTNELVYEGKAKRLFKTEEAGVLRVAYKDDATALNGVRKESFAGKGELNNQITSLIFSHLAEEGIQSHFVRAISETEQLVKEVSIIPLEVVVRNVMAGSLAKRLGKEEGEQIPDAIVEFYYKDDALDDPFINDDHVLYLEIATSSEMDTIRQAARSINKVLRALFNQMNITLIDFKLEFGRDAAGEILLADEISPDTCRLWDKETNQKLDKDVFRRNIGNLTDVYTEVLNRLKQVQN
- the purS gene encoding phosphoribosylformylglycinamidine synthase subunit PurS — protein: MYNVKVYVTLKKSVLDPQGVAVKDAAKSMGYEEVEDVRIGKFMELKVAKSDRDIHEVLNEMCDKLLTNPVMEDYRYEIEEA